The DNA region ttagtagaaaaatacaaattctgAACCACCCCTACAAGGCTACAAAAGTTGGTAAGTCATAAGTGTTATTCAAAAGTTTCTTGCGAATCTACGCTGATGATGACAAACAGTAAACGACAGTAGCAGAAAAtgatattgaaattaaaaatgcaaTATGTATATTAAACAATACGCAGACAGCAAAACACGCCACCCGCCTTTACGCTGTAGCTGTTTACCATGGGAGACGCAGCGAGCACCGCAGAGGATAGTTTGCTACTGCCTCTGCCTGTCGATATAGTTGAGAGAGTGACATGGAGAGATCTACGAGATGGATCATTCATCGAAGAACTCAAGAGGCTTATCTGCTTTGCGGCTCCTATGGCTGCTGTTGTTACCGCTCAGTTCATGTTGCAGATCATCTCAATGATGATGGTGGGTCACCTCGGCAATCTCTCCCTCGCTGGCGCTTCCCTTGCTTCTTCATTCTGCAACGTCACTGGCTTCAGCCTCATCGTCtgttttctcctcctcctttttcTAAATTGATACACTCATCTCTCTTACCACAACCATGAAAATTGCTTAGCCTCATCACTTGATTGCTATTTTTGGCCTGTGATGCTAGTTAGGATTGGCATGTGCCCTGGATACTCTCAGCGGTCAAGCTTTTGGAGCTAAGCTATATCGGAAACTAGGTGTTCAGACATACACAGCTATGTTCTGTCTCGCATTAGTGtgtctccctctctctctctcatttggTTCAACATGGAAAAGCTTCTTGTATTCCTTGGCCAAGACCCTTCAATCGCACATGAGGCAGGAAATTATGCAGCTTGGCTCATCCCAGGACAATTTGCTTACGCCGTTATACAGCCGCTCACTCACTACTTCCAAAACCAGACCTTGATCACACCTCTCCTCATCAcctcttgttttgtgttatgtctCCACGTTCCTCTCTGCTGGCTTCTGGTTTATAAGTCAGGACTTGGTAATCTTGGAGGAGCCTTGGCTCTCAGTTTGTCAAACTGGCTCAACGCCATTTTCCTTGGATCTTACATGTGCTACTCCTCTGACTGTTCTGAAACACGCGCTCCACTCTCCATGGAGATATTCGACGGCATCGGAGAACTCTTCAAATATGCTCTTCCTTCTGCGGCTATGCTTTGGTAATTCTCACTATTATCTGTGCCTTTTCACTTCTCAATGCTTCCAcacttttgttaaaaactttattttttgagTTGCAGCCTAGAGTGGTGGTCATATGAACTCATAATATTACTCTCTGGTCTCTTACCCAACCCAGAACTGGAGACATCTGTGCTCGCTGTCTGGTACTCCCCCTTGCATCTACATTTAAATTACTTGTGACAATCTTGAACTTGACAAAACTTGATGTTATTCAAACTATGGCAGTCTCCAAACAACTGCGACAATCTATTCGATACATCTTGCAATCGCAGCTGCAGCAAGGTTATAGCACTCTTGTCACCAACTATTAATAGCTTTAAGAGCTGACGATGAATCATATGGTTTCATGTTCATAAGCcgatgttttcttttcttgcacAGCACAAGAATCTCAAATGAATTAGGTGCAGGAAACTCTCGAGCAGCACATATCGTGGTCTATGCAGCAATGTTTCTTGCAGTAGTGGAGCCATTGATAGTGAGTACATCTCTGTTGGTCAGCAAGAACGTTTTCGGCCATATTTTCAGCAGTGACAAGGAAACCATCGACTATGTTGCAAAGATGGTTCCATTGGTCTCTATTTCTCTCATACTGGACAGTTTACAAGGGGTTCTTTCAGGTTCCGGACTTGTTCCTATTTCTTTACTCCAACACAAGCTAGTGTCGAATATTatattctctgttttcttccaCAAAATGCAAGACAAGTCCAAGTCTTCATGTCTATCCCTGTGGAGTGTTTACAGGAATTGCAAGGGGATGTGGGTGGCAGCATATAGGGGCTTACATAAACTTTGGAGCTTTCTATCTCTGGGGGATACCAATTGCAATATCGTTAGCTTACTGGGTTCATCTGAAAGGTGTTGGCCTTTGGATCGGCATACAAGCGGGTGCCGTTCTGCAAACTCTTCTGCTGGCTCTTGTCACTGGCTGCACAAACTGGGAAAACCAggtccatttttttttgcctttttttgcCTTTCTTCATgaattgtttctgttgtgaaaTAAACATATCGATGTTCATTTAGATGCATATTTGAACTCTAGGCCCGTGAATCGAGGATGAGAATGAATGTGGCGTAATATTAGGCGCAGCTAAACAACACTTACCAATTCAGAGCTTCGCATCTAAAGATTACAGACACGCATGTTCCTCTCCGGTTTTACCATTTTTAGTAGCAGCACAAATCGATGTATGTTACCGTTGGACTAGTCAAAGCCGTAAATAATCGGTCTTCTGTGTAACCAAATCATACTATATGATTTTAGACAGTAATAAGAAGCAGCCCTCAGCAGTCGGTTGTTTCGATGAAGCTTTATTCTGGTTGTTCAGAAATACATTGGACAGACAACGATGCAGTCAGGTGATCTCATTCTGCTGACACCATCTCGCAATCAGACCTGTAACACAGTAGTTGGGAGTCAGGGAAAGATGTGGGAGCTGCTTCCGAGTATTGGGGCTAAAGTTGTCCAACACTGAACTTCTTCTCGATACAAACCCGTTCATAAACCAGCCTGGCAGAAGCAATAAAGGACACCTCCTCAGTTCTTCTGATGGAATAAACATCAGTTCTGATTTCCTACTAAACATGTGGCTTATTGTTGATAGAAGCAAAATTGGATATTTGACGCCCAAACGCATGGACATGATCTTCATTACTTACAACCTTGACCAGAGTCGTTTCTCATATCCATAAATTCACTTCTCAATATATTGGAGTATTATCACATATAATAACTCCTTAGTCAGTGAGTTTGTTGAAAGCATGCCGCTCCACCAGATTTGATCTGGAAAAAAGTTATACCAAGCCTAGTTAGCTGTCATTGCAGTTGTCACATATCTTCCTCTGTTGCAATGATGTAATCACCCGATCATCACCAACAATGTCCACCAAAATCTgaagaaatcacatatcaaaaaTTAGGATTTGCAGCTAGCAGATATCAATTTGCCTATCTGAAGTGTCTAAaatcaataaccaaataaacaaatggCAATGTGTGAGTGTGGTCAGAAAATCTTGAAAGGCATNNNNNNNNNNNNNNNNNNNNNNNNNNNNNNNNNNNNNNNNNNNNNNNNNNNNNNNNNNNNNNNNNNNNNNNNNNNNNNNNNNNNNNNNNNNNNNNNNNNNNNNNNNNNNNNNNNNNNNNNNNNNNNNNNNNNNNNNNNNNNNNNNNNNNNNNNNNNNNNNNNNNNNNNNNNNNNNNNNNNaaaaaaaaaaaaaaaaaaaaaaaaaaaaaaaaaaaaaaaaaaaaaaaatcctctacACTCGTTCTACTAGTACACACGACCGTAAGCGTCGAGAACAAGACCATTAAAATTACATCCAACAATTTTTACAATCGTGTGCGTTAACTAACCAAGAAATCCAAAAAGCTGACTGAAGAAGGCTTGTCGACATGCGCTTAGCCCTCTACGGGTCTGGGTGAGGGGAAATTGGCGCAGGATAAATATGGGGAGAGAGGGAGTGGCTAAAGTGCGCATGGGTGAGAGAAGGTGATGAAGGAAGAGTGGACATGGTGTTGAGCTATTTCGACCTTACCGTCAAATTTAGCCGACGGTAGAAAAAACCGGTGGTTCCACTTTCGTGGCacgatgagttttttttttttttttttcgtttcttatAAATTTGCTTATATTTAGACACGTGGACGGTCAAGATTAATAATTACCACGGAGTACTAGTATCTTTGTTTTTGCCCCGACCACTTCTTTGGTCTACTATGAAGAAAAAGATAACAATAATAAACTTTGGAGAAGGAACAGCCAGCCATTAGTTTATGTTTCGGAGAAACTTCCAAAACACCTTTACCCAGCCCAAGCAATCAAGCATCGGTGTGGAAATTTTTtcaatacttctttttttttttggtcaccatttttttaatactagGAAATTAAAACAAGGCAAAAGATTGTGGATGATAAAAAAAAGGGTCAAAAATACAGAATtgtatcagaaaaaaaaaacgagatccATAAAGATATTGAAGACGTGATATacaataccaaaataaaataatatttcacttGAGATTTGAGAAGAAACTATCAAACTAAagccgaagaagaaaaataaacaaataatttatctCCATTGATTGTGTTTTTGAGGGGAAATCGTGGAACGAGGGAGACATGCAGCAGGCAAATCATAAATATCACTCACCGCCTTCTTGACCCtttcatcacaattttttgCAGTTTCTTTTACATTTCTCTGTCTCTGTTTCTCCGTCGAAGAAGCCATGGGAGACGCAGAGAAGAGCACCACCAAGGAAAGCTTGCTGCTTCCTCCTCCTGTAGAGAGAGTTGAGAACCTGTCATGGAGAGATCTACGAGATGGATCATTCACCGTTGAACTCAAGAGGCTTATCTGTTTCGCCGCTCCTATGGCCGCTTGTGTTATCGTTCAGTTCATGTTACAGATGGTTTCTATGATGATGGTTGGTCACTTAGGCAACCTCGCCCTCGCTAGTGCCTCCCTCGCTTCCTCCTTCTGCAACGTCACTGGCTTCAGCTTcgttgtctgttttttttttcctctcttcctTCTTAATTGATTACACTTAATTTGTCTCTCTGTTTAATTTTGGAATGATTTGttaattacttttctttttttgcctgTGGTGTGTTGTTAGATAGGATTGTCATGTGCCTTGGATACTTTGAGCGGTCAAGCTTTTGGAGCTAAGCTATATCGGAAACTAGGTGTTCAGACTTACACAGCCatgttttgtcttgttttggTGTGTATCCCTCTTTCTCTCGTTTGGCTCAACATGGAAAAGCTTCTTGTGTTCCTTGGCCAAGACCCTGCTATTGCACACGAAGCCGGGAGATATGCTGCCTGGCTTATCCCTGGACTCTTTGCTTACTCTGCTCTACAGCCTCTCACTCGCTTCTTTCAAAACCAGAGTTTGATCTCACCTCTCCTCATCACCTCTTGTGTTGTCTTCTGTATCCATGTTCCTTTCTGCTGGCTTTTGGTTTACAAGTCTGGCCTTGGTAATCTTGGAGGAGCCTTGGCTATCAGTTTGTCAAACTGGCTCTATGTCTTTATCCTTCTTTCTTTCATGTTCTTCTCCTCCGCTTGTTCTGAGACACGTGCTCCGCTCTCAATGGAGATATTCGACGGCATTGGAGAGTTCTTTAAATATGCTCTTCCTTCTGCGGCTATGATTTGGtacttcatctttttctttgttcctttACACTTCTTCATGCATGCCTCCACATTGGAAAAATAATGAACTCTTTTGTGTGTCGCAGCCTAGAGTGGTGGTCATATGAACTCATCATATTATTCTCTGGTCTCTTACCCAACCCACAACTGGAGACTTCTGTGCTCTCTGTCTGGTATACTCATCCTCTTGCatctttcaatttcttcttgTCACTAATAATGAATTTGCCAAAAACATAATGTTATTCAAACTATGGGCAGTCTCCAAACAGTTTCGACAATGTACTCAATACCACTAGCGATCGCGGCTGCCGCAAGGTTAGAGCTTTAGTCACCATTATGCAGTACATACTTGGTGTTCATGGCAATTATGAATCATATGGTTTCATGTTCATAAGCGGATGGTATTTTGTGCAGTACAAGAATCTCAAATGAGTTAGGTGCTGGAAACTCTCGAGGAGCACAGATCGTTGTCTATGCGGCAATGTCTCTTGCAGTAGTGGAGGCATTGATTGTGAGTACGTCTCTATTAGTCGGCAGGAATCTTTTCGGCCATATTTTCAGCAGTGACAAGGAAACCATCGCCTATGTTGCAAAGATGGCTCCATTGGTCTCTATTTCTCTCATCATGGACGCTCTACAAGGGGTTCTCTCAGGTCCGAGACTTGTTCTTATTTCTttactcaaacacaagttattGTCGgattttagtttcttctccACAACACACTGCAAAAAAGATCCAAGTCTTCATGTCTATTCCTGTTGTGTGTTTTAGTCCTGCATGTGTCAAAGTGTGATGGTTTGCAGGTATTGCAAGGGGATGTGGATGGCAACATATAGGGGCTTACGTGAACTTAGGAGCTTTCTATCTCTGGGGGACACCCATGGCTGCATGTTTAGCCTTCTGGTTTGATCTGAAAGGTGTTGGCCTTTGGATCGGAATCCAATCTGGTGCGGTTCTGCAAACTACTCTTCTCGCTATTGTCACGGGCTGCACAAACTGGGAAAACCAGGTCCTTTCCTAGTTTCTTTTAATCCATCTTCTTTCATGACTTGTTTCTCTTGTGAAATAAACAAACACGTTGATATTGAATTGGATGCATATTTGAACTCTAGGCTAATGCAGCAAGGAAGCGAATGGCTTTGGCCTAAGGTACGTAAGGCGCTAGAGAACAGCACTAACCGAGTCAGAACTTGGCATCTACAGATTATATATAGGGACCATATGTTCCACTTGGATCGGTTGTAAAATTTTGTTAGCATTCAAATTGTTGTATGTTACTTTCAATACTTTGTGAATAGTGGTGGAGCCGCTATGACGTCTTTTTGTAACAAGACTTGCATAAATTTTCGACTGTAATAATAAGAATAGTGGTGGAGCCGCTATAACGTCTTTTTGTAAACTGCAAAATTTTCGACTGTAATAGTAAAATTCACTCATCAATTGTTGTTTCGATTCAAGCTTTTAATTCTGGTAGTTCAGAGATCCCATTCTGGTAATACTACCAGCTTTCAATCAGAACCTTTAAATGGAGAGATCTGTGAATGGATCATTTACGACAGAAGTCAAGAGGCTTATCTGCTGTCCCGGCTGTGGTTACCGCTCACTTCATGCAATGTACTATGCAGGAAAGCATACGTATATATACATCTATtactataattaaatatatatatatatatatatatagcgtgAAACATGTTTATGTTGTCATTGTCTCTTATCAATCTTTTAGTCAGTATATGTGGGGACTTTTTTTAATTGACTATGAGTTGATAACAACAGTTGAGCTTGGAAGTGGTTGGGGAAGAAGATAAATCATAAATGACGGACTCCATCAATCAACATCGCTTCTTGGTCTCCCAGCCACAGGTCACTGAAGTTGTTCATTACGATCCCCTCAATCTCAGGGGCggtccaataaaaaaaaaatattggtctgaagcaattaaaaaaaaaagcggtTATAGTTGTATGAATGAACCATCTCTGTTATCCTCTACGGCTCTACCTGGACACCTGGTGGTGCCACAGCCATTCTCTTCCTTGCTTCACGGGCCTAGAGATCAAATATGTGTCCAATTGAACATTCTTGTGTTCAGAAAAGAAACGAGTCATGGAGAAAAAGGGAACATGAATGAAAAGCCCCCTATACTTTTCAGTCCTGCAAACCATCAAACTACTGTTACCGTTAAGAGAGTGgcaaaaaaaatagagtaaagCCAGGACAAAAAAGACACACAAaacatgaatgaatgaataatagTCAGTATTTTATTTGGGACAGTTACTGGGCCATGGGTTCTTAGAAAAGTTGTCTGTAAATATACAACTAATGGGCCACGTCGGCCCATAAAACCTAACCCATacgagttatatatatatattttagcaCAAGAGTTGTATTTGCCGCCCCTAAAAGAATCGATCGCGACCTTGAATAATCCtcactctcaatctctctctctctctctctctctctctctccttccttcCCCGTTCGGTCAGTGATCCAACCAAATCAATCGATCTCTTCGAGTAGTGCTTATCTGATGTTTGATTTGCGTTCTACATTGTAGAACCCTACTTTGATTTTGCTTTCCcagttttgaatttgattatttatcattagtttttttttttttttaggttttgattaATTAGAATGGTGAAGGCGACGGAGAAGCAGGCTGAGGCAGTAACATCGGTATTTTGGGACATAGGGAAGTGTCCCGTTCCCACTGGCTTTGATCCGCGTCTTGTCGGTCCGTGTATTAAACGGTTTTTGAAGAAATTAGGCTACTTTGGTCCTCTCACCATCTCTGCAATCGGCCTACTAACAGAAATCGCTGATGATGTCCTGCGAGCGGTCTCTTCCACTGGAATCGTTCTTCATGCCATGCCACCCCATATGGTTAATATCTATATCCTTGTACATTTCATAGAtaagagagggaaagagagagagagagagagtctcaaGTCTTTAGTTTCTGAAAACAGGTTCCAATTGCGTACAGACGCTTATCTTTTCTTGGATGGATGATAATCCACCTCCAGCTAATATAATGCTCATATCCGATCCCACAGTCTCTAACTCTTATGACCTGAGTTTCCTAAAGTATCACTGTGGATACAACGTTATTTATCCCTATCGATATGGTCCCTACTCCACTAAGAGCCTCTGGAAAAAATTTCTTCTCgcaggtgtgtgtgtgtgtgtgtttttaatttgtcctctctctctcgcggTACGGTGTGTTGCTTAGAAATAACcgggttttttttaaaaaaaaattctcaggGGCACTTGAGGTTGAGGAGGAGGATAAGTGCATTGAAACTGATGAATCTGCTTCCTGGTTTTGCCATGGATATATGCCTTATTGATTTTAGTTGTAATACACCCATCGTTTGTACCACTGGCCAAGGCCTTGAGACTTTCACCACGCATCTCTCTTGCCAAGAACATGCACAGCTGGTAATTAAGCATCCCAGCCAAACCGGATTGTTTCAATACTGCCCTCGTCACTCATCACTTGTCTTcttagctatttttttttgagtcacTTGTTTCAGACCGGAAACAATCtttctcacttcttttttttttttttgcctcaaGACGTCTACCTTGTTCCCTCCTCGTCCTCGATGTTGGGATGAGGATGAGGAGTGGGATGATGaggcaagtttttttttctgagttcCCTGCTTGAAACCCTCTTACCACTAGTACTAGTTTCTCATCCTCACGTAATTTGACCCTATGCTACCTTTTTTCTACTGCATGATCATTGGTTCTTCCCTCCGCAGCATCCAGACATTTTTGAAACTGCTTATCCTCAACCAAAGGCAAGCCTCTGAGATTTCCCATGTTATCTGCTTGAAAAGCTACGtcctgttttttttatttctgccTAATTTATGACCCCCAATGTgcattttggttttcttttcaaGCAGACGTGGGATTGGCTCCCTGGTCAGCATTTAAACACGTCTGCAACACCAAGAGCGTCTGATTTTTCTTGGATGGATCCCTTTAAGGCAAGCGTTTGAGATTTCtcattttcagttttgtttgtttgcctAATTCTGAccccatttttattttcttttcaagcAGTCGTGCGATTGGTATCCTCTGCAGAAGGCAAGCGTTTGagatttctaatttttagttttgtttatttgccTAAATTTAAAACAACCCCCACCCCAAATGTGATCTGCTTTGAAAACCCTTTCTCACTTCCTAGTTTTGCTTAAGTTTGACCCAATgtgcatttttttctttctttcaagcAGAGTGGGGAACAGCCGGGGGAGTTTGCAGCACCAAGTGAGCGTCCCCGTGATTATGCTACTACTTCCATGGTGATGGACCAACCGGAggcaagtttttaaaaatatctgaaaacGTTGAGGTTTCTAATCTGTAGAATTCTTGGTTTTTCTGAATGAAAGCTAAAATATTGTAGCAGAAGCGCAAAAAACATTGTAGCGGAAGTGCTTGAAATCCCTTTCTTTGTTTCCTAGTTTTGTTTGTCTGCCTAACTTTGTTCTGAACCCTCTTACCACTAGTAATTTCCCTTCTCACGTAATTTGACCCTATGTTAACTTTTTTCTACTGGATGTTCATTGGTTCTTCCCTCCGCAGCATCCAGACATTTTTGCAACTGCTTATACTCAACCAAAGGCAAGCCTCTGAGATTTctgttttttactttgtttgcCTAAATTTGACCTAATGTCATCTTTTTCCACTGGATGTTAATATTGGTTCCCTCGGCCGCATTGGTTCCATCCTCAGGATCCACACATGGTTGCAAaaacaccaagaagaagaagaagaagaagaagaggacgacgAGTACATGGCCCAtggtgtttttcttcttcttctcaaaggcatttgtgatttgtgaatggTATGTTCTACTTCCAGCGGCaaatgtttggtttggttaactttatatattttcaagtcTCGTCTGTTCTTAtcgactttaaaaaaaaaacaaaactgatgaAGTAAAAAACAGTAAAACATTTCTAAAAgttgtttaaataatttaaataacagaGATGCATATTCAAGagcatttttttgtcaacagtttCTTAATTATCGGAAACTGCATCAAACCCACTAACTTTCGATACAAGTAAACAATAATACCTTTCTACTGGCGGGTCATCATGACAACAGAGTTACTTAGCTTGTTCCATCTGTCAGCACATTTCTTGTTAAAAACGCTCTTATGAGTTGCAGCCTTGCATCTAAACTTCAATATCTTGTCACAATCTTGAATCTGCAAAACTAATTTTCATAATGTATTCGATACAACTGGCGATCGTGGCTGCAGAAGGGTTAGAGTCACCATTATGCAGTACACAAATGCTGAAACGTACCTGCTGTAAATGGGAAGGAATCATGTGATTTCATATTCATAAGCGGATATATCTTGTGTAGCACAAGAATCTCAAATAAATTAGGTGCCGCAAACTCTCTAGCAACACATATCGTGGTCCATGGGGCAATGTCTCTTGCAGTAATGGATGCATTTATAGCGAGTACGTCTCTACTAGTCGGCCATGTTTTCAGCAGTGAAAAGGAAATCATCGCCTATATTGTGGAGATGGCTCCATTGGTCTCTATTTCTCTCATACTGGACAGTTTACAAGGGGTTCTCTCAGGTCCGAGGGTTGTTCTTATTTCTTTATTCAAACACAAGTTATTGTCAGATATTGTTTACTCTCTTTCCTCAACATACTGCAAAACAGATCCAAGTCTTCATGTCTATTTCCTGTTGTGTGTTTAAGTCCTGTGTCAAATTTTGATGGTTTGCAAGCAGGTATTGCAAGGGGATGTGGATGGCAACGAATTTCCCATTAGCTTGATCAAATTCAAAGCTTACAAGTGACCAAACGtgatactattttttttctcacctGTTCTGTTTGAGAAGATGGAGGCGTAGCAGATGCAACAAACTAAGTAAATGTCTCTGCTTTTTTACTTACATTGGATCAAATTGTTGCGTGTTTAAAACTGTTTTGTTAATTGCTTTTATATGCTAACTCTTGTTTCTACACTAATATCTTAGATTTACTCATTGGAGATAGTGTACTACTCTTCTTTGACTGTCATCAAcacaaatctttttaaaatgttttactaTTGCCGAAAGAGCTATATAGGCCGGCATTACTTACTAGTTACTATCAAACATTCAAACTTTTCACTGTTTTTCACCTaccatcatttttgtttttcacagTCGATAAAAACATCGCTGCCACATTACTGATCGTTTGAAACAGAATTAACaaacttcataaaaataaaataaaacgagaCTTGAAAATAAGCagcatatatattattaagttaACCCAACATTTGCCGTTAGAAGTAGAACAAACCAttcaagtcttcttcttcttggtgttgTTGCAAACATGTGTGGATGCTGAGGAACCAAATGAACATCCAGTGGAAAAAGGTAACAAAGCTAGGGTCAAATTTaggcaaacaaacaaaaactaaaaattagttAATTTCCCACTCATTGGCTTTAGTTTGAAGTTCTTACAGACCGTATAAGAGATTTATGAAGACTAACCATAGtttctcaaacaaaaatcaaatcttaaataCATTTACACATAAACCATAGTATCAAGTTATTAACCATAGCTTTTTTGCCAATACAACAAGACGATAGAGGTTTAAAATATCATTCACCAATTCAACACCAATATGCCATTAAGTCTATGGAACCATAATTTTATGAGGACATAACCAATAATTCAATACGTCAAGTAATTTTGAGTTTCAAGTAATAAAACACTAGGCTCCAATTgacgacaaaaataaaacacttttacttcatcatttttttttgtttctgtcgaTAAGAGCATCGCTGCCATttgaaacataattaaaaagcaTTTGCCGCCAGAAGTAGAACAAACCATTCACAATACTAAATGCcttaagagagaagaagaacaccATGGGCCATGtacccttctccttctccttccaCTTCTTCACGTCATCGGTTACTTGCACTTCCGCTgcaatgttttagttttcattaAGAAAAACCCATAATTCTAAAAGATAAGAAATCTCAAcgttttcagatattttttaaaaaaacttgcCTTTAGATATGGTCACTCGCCATGGTAGTAGCACAATCATGGGGACGCTCACTTGGTGCTGCAGACTCCCCCGGCTGTTCCCCAGTCTGCTTGAAGGAATTAAAACATTGGGGTCAAACTTACAAAACTAAACATTAGAAATCTCAAACGCTTGCCTTTAGTTGGGTAGGCGCAATGGATGTTGCAGACATTTGCCGACGCAGCTGAGAGTACCAATCCCACGTTTGCTTGAACAGAAAGACCAAAATGCATGGACATATATTGGGGTCAGAAATAGGCAAACAATACTTGAGAAAAGGGGTTTTCAAGCACAGATAACATGGGGGGTCAGAATTAATTACGCAAACAAAGAGGCTTGCCTTTGGTTGAGGATAAGCAGTTTGAAATATGTCTGGATGCTGCGGAGGGAAGAACCAATGAACATCCGGCAGAAAAAGGTGACATAGGGTCAAATTACGTGAGAATGGGAAATTACTAGAGGAAAGAGGATTTAAAGCAgggaactttaaaaaaaaaaacttgcctCATCATCCCACTCCTCATCATCATACTTCTCAACACGTGGATTAGATCTAGAAGGGCACGAGCGCAACATCATCTTTaggcaaaaaaggaaaaaaaaaaaaaaaacaagaagaagtgagaaaGGGAAACTAGTAGTGGTAAGCGGTTGTTTGActcaaaaatattgttaagaCAAGGACAAGATGTATTGAAAAAACAAATGCTTAAATTACCTGATGTTCATGTTCTGGACTAGAGAGATGCGTGTCAAAAGTTTCAAAGCCTTGGCCAGTGGTACAAAGGAGGCCAGGTTTATTAACATCAAGGAGGCATCCATAGCAAAATATAGGGGCTTTACATCAATTTAGGAGCTTTCTATCTCTGCGGGATACCCATTTGGATTCATCTGAAAGGTGTTGTTGGACTTTGGACTTGATCAGAATCCAAGCTGGTGCTATTCTGCAGACTAAACGTCTATACAgctcaaaataaaatagaactgcggggaaaaaaaaaaaaaa from Camelina sativa cultivar DH55 chromosome 3, Cs, whole genome shotgun sequence includes:
- the LOC104773907 gene encoding LOW QUALITY PROTEIN: protein DETOXIFICATION 13-like (The sequence of the model RefSeq protein was modified relative to this genomic sequence to represent the inferred CDS: deleted 2 bases in 1 codon); amino-acid sequence: MGDAASTAEDSLLLPLPVDIVERVTWRDLRDGSFIEELKRLICFAAPMAAVVTAQFMLQIISMMMVGHLGNLSLAGASLASSFCNVTGFSLILGLACALDTLSGQAFGAKLYRKLGVQTYTAMFCLALVCLPLSLIWFNMEKLLVFLGQDPSIAHEAGNYAAWLIPGQFAYAVIQPLTHYFQNQTLITPLLITSCFVLCLHVPLCWLLVYKSGLGNLGGALALSLSNWLNAIFLGSYMCYSSDCSETRAPLSMEIFDGIGELFKYALPSAAMLCLEWWSYELIILLSGLLPNPELETSVLAVCLQTTATIYSIHLAIAAAASTRISNELGAGNSRAAHIVVYAAMFLAVVEPLIVSTSLLVSKNVFGHIFSSDKETIDYVAKMVPLVSISLILDSLQGVLSGIARGCGWQHIGAYINFGAFYLWGIPIAISLAYWVHLKGVGLWIGIQAGAVLQTLLLALVTGCTNWENQARESRMRMNVA
- the LOC104773915 gene encoding protein DETOXIFICATION 12-like; amino-acid sequence: MGDAEKSTTKESLLLPPPVERVENLSWRDLRDGSFTVELKRLICFAAPMAACVIVQFMLQMVSMMMVGHLGNLALASASLASSFCNVTGFSFVIGLSCALDTLSGQAFGAKLYRKLGVQTYTAMFCLVLVCIPLSLVWLNMEKLLVFLGQDPAIAHEAGRYAAWLIPGLFAYSALQPLTRFFQNQSLISPLLITSCVVFCIHVPFCWLLVYKSGLGNLGGALAISLSNWLYVFILLSFMFFSSACSETRAPLSMEIFDGIGEFFKYALPSAAMICLEWWSYELIILFSGLLPNPQLETSVLSVCLQTVSTMYSIPLAIAAAASTRISNELGAGNSRGAQIVVYAAMSLAVVEALIVSTSLLVGRNLFGHIFSSDKETIAYVAKMAPLVSISLIMDALQGVLSGIARGCGWQHIGAYVNLGAFYLWGTPMAACLAFWFDLKGVGLWIGIQSGAVLQTTLLAIVTGCTNWENQANAARKRMALA